A genomic segment from Nicotiana tabacum cultivar K326 chromosome 7, ASM71507v2, whole genome shotgun sequence encodes:
- the LOC107817073 gene encoding uncharacterized protein LOC107817073 isoform X2 codes for MAVEIFEKKHITEDEGVFPRETHVQKEVGAWNNLVGILQRTKKKFLGNHMEQKSSSTHALASTSDLKDSDNVVSADSHDSGSKNNLKITIHSEKTSVADKEENVDSETSQSSYADMSEPLEVVNMKNTSNSAAPEELLNVSSKECEEIAGQRVNGMSSGASSICGKANCNDGVQLGNICHRPELVEKEREPLLAEEASSSVQISSSGEILSKYEEDIMESCKFSSKLKLERSDTSDSSCGPERVANLLDVSQEKRNNESELEGKNDQMQKEEVISEIVSILKKKGTSNLEQVAYSNSFLPSEATNKWRDVLVKKSVFSASEHRPSEDISSPILISKSKMEEISSVSSNSFQIMSLGDHDMETDHGAGDQIVYPKSEQSVSREFEHLNETSQNTFGKSGVIKSLIECISDLPPREPSVVRTEENVVDRSVDSSRERTANSSIEAETDKQTFDRKESKTSSPGVVGKKEKSRRSNTVLEYLNSGVDFCKSIETKGENASFSENLSDENKVTVKFVNLKATESDVSNALKKFGAIKKVVFPSVKSTKFKVAHVYFESEEGRQKALETSDVSMAKVVLVLEATSPPKGKERMRIPDLIGCPDVPTSLVKHPPRTAMIKNLKHNVSFHDIEKALAFCRSNITGIFFGSSSSIAYVEFETVEDKEIAVEKASLIVLGERLPILRIDTPRTTTIRISNIHFPLSKLVSVCRSFGNVREVLQRASNIVDVRFDFAEWPRMLKILNRLNGVEVDGCQLVAKPAPVYSPNVLNVLWSQPEGRRHLKTTFNDMLLKFGGKGVGAVAMTEVVDNFYTDAQER; via the exons ATGGCTGTGGAGATATTTGAAAAGAA GCATATTACTGAAGATGAAGGAGTCTTTCCTAGAGAAACACATGTCCAGAAGGAAGTAGGTGCATGGAATAATTTGGTAGGCATTCTTCAAAGAACTAAAAAGAAGTTTCTTGGAAATCATATGGAACAGAAGAGCAGTAGCACTCATGCATTAGCTTCCACTTCTGATCTTAAGGATTCTGATAATGTTGTATCTGCTGATAGTCATGATAGCGGAAGTAAGAATAACCTTAAGATTACAATTCATTCAGAAAAGACATCTGTAGCTGATAAGGAAGAAAATGTCGACAGTGAAACATCTCAGTCTTCTTATGCAGACATGAGTGAACCTTTGGAGGTTGTTAATATGAAAAACACTTCAAATTCTGCTGCGCCTGAAGAATTATTAAATGTTTCCTCAAAAGAATGTGAAGAAATCGCTGGCCAAAGAGTAAATGGCATGTCTTCTGGTGCCTCATCTATCTGTggaaaagccaattgcaatgacGGTGTTCAACTTGGTAACATTTGCCACCGTCCAGAGTTAGTTGAGAAAGAGAGAGAACCATTGTTAGCTGAGGAAGCATCATCAAGTGTACAAATCAGTTCTAGTGGAGAGATCCTGTCAAAATATGAGGAAGACATTATGGAGTCGTGTAAATTTTCGTCAAAGTTAAAACTAGAAAGGAGTGATACCTCTGATTCATCTTGTGGCCCAGAGAGGGTGGCCAACTTACTAGATGTTTCTCAGGAAAAGAGAAATAATGAATCAGAGTTGGAGGGTAAGAATGACCAAATGCAAAAAGAGGAAGTAATATCAGAAATTGTTTCaattttgaagaagaaaggaACATCCAATCTCGAGCAGGTTGCATATTCTAATAGTTTCTTGCCGAGCGAAGCAACCAACAAATGGCGGGATGTTCTTGTTAAAAAATCAGTTTTCTCTGCTAGTGAACACCGCCCATCCGAAGACATCTCTAGTCCTATCttaatttctaagtccaaaatggaGGAAATTTCATCAGTATCCAGTAATTCTTTTCAGATAATGAGTTTAGGGGATCACGACATGGAGACTGATCATGGAGCAGGAGATCAGATTGTCTACCCAAAGAGTGAACAATCTGTATCTAGAGAGTTTGAGCATCTTAATGAAACTTCTCAGAATACATTCGGAAAGAGTGGTGTCATAAAGAGCTTAATAGAATGTATCAGCGATCTGCCACCTCGGGAGCCATCTGTTGTTAGGACTGAGGAAAATGTTGTCGACAGAAGTGTTGACAGTTCTAGGGAAAGGACTGCAAATAGCAGTATTGAAGCAGAAACTGATAAGCAGACATTTGACAGGAAAGAAAGTAAGACTTCATCTCCGGGTGTGGTTGGAAAGAAGGAAAAGAGTAGACGATCTAACACAGTCCTCGAATATCTGAACAGTGGGGTTGATTTCTGCAAGTCAATAGAAACTAAGGGTGAGAATGCCTCTTTTTCTGAAAATTTATCTGATGAAAACAAAGTGACGGTAAAGTTTGTGAACTTAAAAGCTACAGAAAGTGATGTCTCTAACGCTCTCAAGAAATTTGGGGCTATTAAGAAGGTTGTATTCCCAAGTGTCAAATCAACTAAATTTAAAGTTGCACATGTTTATTTTGAG TCAGAAGAAGGAAGGCAAAAGGCTCTTGAAACGTCTGATGTGAGCATGGCGAAAGTAGTACTAGTTTTGGAGGCCACTTCTCCTCCGAAAGGGAAAGAGAGGATGCGTATACCTGATTTAATTGGCTGTCCAGACGTTCCTACCTCGTTAGTAAAGCATCCCCCAAGGACAGCTATGATAAAAAATTTGAAACACAATGTGTCCTTTCATGACATTGAAAAAGCGCTCGCCTTCTGCAGAAGCAATATCACTGGAATCTTCTTTGGTTCGTCAAGCTCTATTGCTTATGTGGAATTTGAG ACAGTTGAGGACAAAGAAATTGCTGTTGAGAAGGCTTCTTTGATTGTTCTTGGAGAAAGACTACCGATCTTAAGAATTGATACACCAAGAACAACCACTATAAGGATATCAAATATCCATTTTCCACTGAGTAAACTGGTTTCCGTTTGCCGATCTTTTGGAAATGTTAGGGAAGTCCTCCAAAGAGCTAGCAACATCGTAGATGTGCGGTTCGATTTTGCTGAATGGCCAAGAATGTTAAAGATTTTAAACAG GCTGAACGGAGTTGAAGTAGATGGTTGCCAGTTGGTCGCGAAGCCTGCACCTGTCTATTCCCCTAATGTCCTTAACGTTCTCTGGAGTCAACCGGAGGGGAGAAGACATTTGAAAACCACGTTCAACGACATGCTACTGAAATTCGGGGGAAAAGGTGTGGGTGCAGTTGCTATGACAGAAGTTGTAGACAACTTTTATACTGATGCACAAGAAAGATAA
- the LOC107817073 gene encoding uncharacterized protein LOC107817073 isoform X1, with amino-acid sequence MTLSRLLLPRLRSRINILECRRWCSSVNNKGGISQSLKKSEVEQQNAMAVEIFEKKHITEDEGVFPRETHVQKEVGAWNNLVGILQRTKKKFLGNHMEQKSSSTHALASTSDLKDSDNVVSADSHDSGSKNNLKITIHSEKTSVADKEENVDSETSQSSYADMSEPLEVVNMKNTSNSAAPEELLNVSSKECEEIAGQRVNGMSSGASSICGKANCNDGVQLGNICHRPELVEKEREPLLAEEASSSVQISSSGEILSKYEEDIMESCKFSSKLKLERSDTSDSSCGPERVANLLDVSQEKRNNESELEGKNDQMQKEEVISEIVSILKKKGTSNLEQVAYSNSFLPSEATNKWRDVLVKKSVFSASEHRPSEDISSPILISKSKMEEISSVSSNSFQIMSLGDHDMETDHGAGDQIVYPKSEQSVSREFEHLNETSQNTFGKSGVIKSLIECISDLPPREPSVVRTEENVVDRSVDSSRERTANSSIEAETDKQTFDRKESKTSSPGVVGKKEKSRRSNTVLEYLNSGVDFCKSIETKGENASFSENLSDENKVTVKFVNLKATESDVSNALKKFGAIKKVVFPSVKSTKFKVAHVYFESEEGRQKALETSDVSMAKVVLVLEATSPPKGKERMRIPDLIGCPDVPTSLVKHPPRTAMIKNLKHNVSFHDIEKALAFCRSNITGIFFGSSSSIAYVEFETVEDKEIAVEKASLIVLGERLPILRIDTPRTTTIRISNIHFPLSKLVSVCRSFGNVREVLQRASNIVDVRFDFAEWPRMLKILNRLNGVEVDGCQLVAKPAPVYSPNVLNVLWSQPEGRRHLKTTFNDMLLKFGGKGVGAVAMTEVVDNFYTDAQER; translated from the exons ATGACCCTCTCTCGTCTTCTTTTACCTAGATTACGATCAAGAATCAACATTTTAG AATGTAGAAGATGGTGTTCTTCAGTGAATAATAAGGGCGGAATTTCGCAGTCATTAAAGAAATCAGAAGTGGAGCAGCAGAATGCCATGGCTGTGGAGATATTTGAAAAGAA GCATATTACTGAAGATGAAGGAGTCTTTCCTAGAGAAACACATGTCCAGAAGGAAGTAGGTGCATGGAATAATTTGGTAGGCATTCTTCAAAGAACTAAAAAGAAGTTTCTTGGAAATCATATGGAACAGAAGAGCAGTAGCACTCATGCATTAGCTTCCACTTCTGATCTTAAGGATTCTGATAATGTTGTATCTGCTGATAGTCATGATAGCGGAAGTAAGAATAACCTTAAGATTACAATTCATTCAGAAAAGACATCTGTAGCTGATAAGGAAGAAAATGTCGACAGTGAAACATCTCAGTCTTCTTATGCAGACATGAGTGAACCTTTGGAGGTTGTTAATATGAAAAACACTTCAAATTCTGCTGCGCCTGAAGAATTATTAAATGTTTCCTCAAAAGAATGTGAAGAAATCGCTGGCCAAAGAGTAAATGGCATGTCTTCTGGTGCCTCATCTATCTGTggaaaagccaattgcaatgacGGTGTTCAACTTGGTAACATTTGCCACCGTCCAGAGTTAGTTGAGAAAGAGAGAGAACCATTGTTAGCTGAGGAAGCATCATCAAGTGTACAAATCAGTTCTAGTGGAGAGATCCTGTCAAAATATGAGGAAGACATTATGGAGTCGTGTAAATTTTCGTCAAAGTTAAAACTAGAAAGGAGTGATACCTCTGATTCATCTTGTGGCCCAGAGAGGGTGGCCAACTTACTAGATGTTTCTCAGGAAAAGAGAAATAATGAATCAGAGTTGGAGGGTAAGAATGACCAAATGCAAAAAGAGGAAGTAATATCAGAAATTGTTTCaattttgaagaagaaaggaACATCCAATCTCGAGCAGGTTGCATATTCTAATAGTTTCTTGCCGAGCGAAGCAACCAACAAATGGCGGGATGTTCTTGTTAAAAAATCAGTTTTCTCTGCTAGTGAACACCGCCCATCCGAAGACATCTCTAGTCCTATCttaatttctaagtccaaaatggaGGAAATTTCATCAGTATCCAGTAATTCTTTTCAGATAATGAGTTTAGGGGATCACGACATGGAGACTGATCATGGAGCAGGAGATCAGATTGTCTACCCAAAGAGTGAACAATCTGTATCTAGAGAGTTTGAGCATCTTAATGAAACTTCTCAGAATACATTCGGAAAGAGTGGTGTCATAAAGAGCTTAATAGAATGTATCAGCGATCTGCCACCTCGGGAGCCATCTGTTGTTAGGACTGAGGAAAATGTTGTCGACAGAAGTGTTGACAGTTCTAGGGAAAGGACTGCAAATAGCAGTATTGAAGCAGAAACTGATAAGCAGACATTTGACAGGAAAGAAAGTAAGACTTCATCTCCGGGTGTGGTTGGAAAGAAGGAAAAGAGTAGACGATCTAACACAGTCCTCGAATATCTGAACAGTGGGGTTGATTTCTGCAAGTCAATAGAAACTAAGGGTGAGAATGCCTCTTTTTCTGAAAATTTATCTGATGAAAACAAAGTGACGGTAAAGTTTGTGAACTTAAAAGCTACAGAAAGTGATGTCTCTAACGCTCTCAAGAAATTTGGGGCTATTAAGAAGGTTGTATTCCCAAGTGTCAAATCAACTAAATTTAAAGTTGCACATGTTTATTTTGAG TCAGAAGAAGGAAGGCAAAAGGCTCTTGAAACGTCTGATGTGAGCATGGCGAAAGTAGTACTAGTTTTGGAGGCCACTTCTCCTCCGAAAGGGAAAGAGAGGATGCGTATACCTGATTTAATTGGCTGTCCAGACGTTCCTACCTCGTTAGTAAAGCATCCCCCAAGGACAGCTATGATAAAAAATTTGAAACACAATGTGTCCTTTCATGACATTGAAAAAGCGCTCGCCTTCTGCAGAAGCAATATCACTGGAATCTTCTTTGGTTCGTCAAGCTCTATTGCTTATGTGGAATTTGAG ACAGTTGAGGACAAAGAAATTGCTGTTGAGAAGGCTTCTTTGATTGTTCTTGGAGAAAGACTACCGATCTTAAGAATTGATACACCAAGAACAACCACTATAAGGATATCAAATATCCATTTTCCACTGAGTAAACTGGTTTCCGTTTGCCGATCTTTTGGAAATGTTAGGGAAGTCCTCCAAAGAGCTAGCAACATCGTAGATGTGCGGTTCGATTTTGCTGAATGGCCAAGAATGTTAAAGATTTTAAACAG GCTGAACGGAGTTGAAGTAGATGGTTGCCAGTTGGTCGCGAAGCCTGCACCTGTCTATTCCCCTAATGTCCTTAACGTTCTCTGGAGTCAACCGGAGGGGAGAAGACATTTGAAAACCACGTTCAACGACATGCTACTGAAATTCGGGGGAAAAGGTGTGGGTGCAGTTGCTATGACAGAAGTTGTAGACAACTTTTATACTGATGCACAAGAAAGATAA
- the LOC107817064 gene encoding uncharacterized protein LOC107817064 gives MNSFKFYLPILVLLQILTSSLATLYPVSVANILNAPLTIHCIAQGQNVSRDNAPAGFVLNMSIDTNLANPTATCQLSSGNLQGNFVVFDPSKEPNRCFNGRCLWQARPDGLYLVINGQFSLVYKWP, from the coding sequence ATGAATTCCTTCAAATTCTATCTCCCAATTCTTGTCCTTTTACAAATTTTAACATCTTCTTTAGCTACACTTTATCCAGTTTCTGTTGCTAATATATTGAATGCACCATTAACTATCCATTGCATAGCACAAGGACAAAATGTTAGTAGAGACAATGCCCCTGCTGGTTTTGTTCTTAATATGTCTATTGACACAAATCTTGCTAATCCAACTGCTACATGTCAACTAAGTTCTGGAAATTTGCAAGGGAATTTTGTGGTTTTTGATCCTTCAAAAGAACCTAACAGATGTTTTAATGGAAGATGTCTCTGGCAAGCAAGACCAGATGGGCTTTACCTTGTTATTAATGGCCAGTTTAGTTTAGTGTATAAGTGGCCATAA